TGAGCAATTTACGGTGCTCACTAAAGAGTGTGCTGCAATCCAGGGCGAAACGGTCTTGGATCGCCTGGAGTTTGCGGTAAGTAGCGACATTCTTCGCGATCGGTTTAACCAAAGTCTTGCGGTCCACCTTCACAAATTTTTTGCACAGGGCCTGGATCGAGGTCTTCCGGCCTTGGGCAAGCTCGTAGCACCACATGGCTTGTACAGCACCACCGAGGGCAGCCCCTTCACCCGTTTCGAGGCATACGACTGGGCAACCAAAGATATCAGCCATGATCTGGCGCCAGACGGCGGAGTTTGCCCCGCCTCCGGTAATCCGGATCTCAGTGGGTTTGATCCCGAGAGTGCGCAGGCGGTTGAGCCCGTAATTCATCCCGAGGGTCACCCCTTCCATTGCAGCACGCGCAAAATGCGCCGGGGTAAAGGTACGGGTATTTACCCCAAAATAAACCCCGGTACCATCCGGGACATTTGGTGTGCGTTCACCCTCTAGGTAAGGAATGAGCATTAACCCATCGGAGCCGGGTTTGATTTTAGCGACTTCGGTGGAAAGTTTTTCATTGGTCCAGCCAAAGGATTTTTTCACCATCTCTGTGGCGACAGTCACATTCATCGTGCAAAGGAGAGGCATCCACGCACCTGTACTATCGCAGAATGCAGCAATTTGGCCTTCGGCATCGACGACAGGTTTTTTTGAGTAAGCATAAATCGTCCCGCTGGTGCCAAAACTCGCCGTGACACAACCCTCCTCCACATTACCGGTGCCGATCGCCCCCATCATATTGTCCCCCCCACCGGAACTCACGACCACAGCCGGGCCGAACCCAAAGAGTCTGGCCACATCAGGACGGACGATTCCCGCCGGTTGATCAGAGGAACGAAGCGCGGGTAATTTGCTCGCAAGCTTCGGATCAATGGCGTTAATGACCTCCTTGCGCCATTTGCGCGTGCGCACATCCATGAGGGCTGTGCCGCTGGCTTCCCCATGTTCCATGGTTTTCTCGCCCGTCAGCCAGTAATTGATATAATCATGGGGCAAAAGGACGCAATCGAGTTTGGCATAGTTCGCGGGTTCATTTTGTTTCAGCCAGAGGATTTTTGAGGCGGTGAATCCAGCGGGGATGGAGTTCCCGATCATGGAAATGGTCTTTTTTACGCCACCGAGCTTTTTAATCATTTCATCACACTGCTTTACTGTCGAGGTATCACACCAGAGTTTGGCCGGGCGGATCACGTTACCTTTGGCATCGAGGGGGACGAACCCGTGTTGCTGGCCGGACACCCCGATTCCCGCGACATCCGAGGGTTTGATCTTGGAGGCTTTGATCGCCTTAGCGATCGTATTTCTGACCGCATCGATCCAATCCTTTGGATTCTGTTCCTTTGCACCGGCAGGCAGACCTTTGACCATCTCAT
The sequence above is a segment of the Verrucomicrobiota bacterium genome. Coding sequences within it:
- the xylB gene encoding xylulokinase is translated as MGKYFIGIDSGTQSTKTIVVDGASGKVLGSASQAYEMVKGLPAGAKEQNPKDWIDAVRNTIAKAIKASKIKPSDVAGIGVSGQQHGFVPLDAKGNVIRPAKLWCDTSTVKQCDEMIKKLGGVKKTISMIGNSIPAGFTASKILWLKQNEPANYAKLDCVLLPHDYINYWLTGEKTMEHGEASGTALMDVRTRKWRKEVINAIDPKLASKLPALRSSDQPAGIVRPDVARLFGFGPAVVVSSGGGDNMMGAIGTGNVEEGCVTASFGTSGTIYAYSKKPVVDAEGQIAAFCDSTGAWMPLLCTMNVTVATEMVKKSFGWTNEKLSTEVAKIKPGSDGLMLIPYLEGERTPNVPDGTGVYFGVNTRTFTPAHFARAAMEGVTLGMNYGLNRLRTLGIKPTEIRITGGGANSAVWRQIMADIFGCPVVCLETGEGAALGGAVQAMWCYELAQGRKTSIQALCKKFVKVDRKTLVKPIAKNVATYRKLQAIQDRFALDCSTLFSEHRKLLSSFLMS